Below is a window of Ochotona princeps isolate mOchPri1 chromosome 19, mOchPri1.hap1, whole genome shotgun sequence DNA.
AAAGGTAGAGGTGACTGTGTGGAAAATCTCAGATTCAAAAGGAAACCTGAACTGAACTGCGGATGGCGTactagcacagcaagttaaaactgccacctgcaggcttgtatcccaaccctgaaggctcccagatcctcactaaggactatcagtacgagcaccgaggactacatcccaactgccaaggagaccatggggaaatggagtgccttcagaggccaagaactctgaggtcacccacccccatttggatctaccacatgggatggaagaagcccaaatcctgccttgcaggatccaaggtcatcagaacgacaaccaggagcactgagcggtctgcagaaacagaagaacagtaaagttccttcagaactagggagaggagctttctctggtccttgcctggttccgactttgggtccccaccctctctcgtaatgaccatcaggattgctccagaaacctctcaaaacaaacaaacatacaaacaaacaaaaaacctagattagatagagaacaacaaggaaagcttagaaacagacaggaaacggtcagcgggaatgcacttataactcactgggtgggaacTAATGAAGTCCAGCACCAATGGGCAGagcccagcagaaacagagtgcCTTAGCCTGGGGCAGGCGGCAGGGCGGCCCTGACCCTGGCTTCCAGAGCTCTAGCAGGGCTCCTAGGAACTGGGCCAGCTGCCACCTGCTCACTGCACCAGGGAAACCCCACTGCCCTGAGGGCATTCAGAGAACTAGGGAGAGCGATGGACAGTGTTTTAATTGGCAAGTGGGAAACGTTACAGTTTGGTGCAGTTTGGTGAATCCACAGAACAAACCGAGTGCCTCATCTGAGGTCCTGAGTTCTGTTTATCAATATATTGCCATCCTATAGACGTCCACTCTAGATATCATACAGAGAAACGACAGGTAACTAAGGTGGGGCAGGCGCACACATTCAGCTGCAATAACTAGATTACGATGCTGCATTATCCACATTGTTCATTGGCATACTGTGACAGCACACGGCAGGAAAAACTCCTGTGGCTAAGTCTATATCCGTCTCATTTCCAAACCCCATTCCCCATGAAGCCACAAGTGAAAGAATATCGCGACTGCTTCCTCTAGGATCCTGTACAATGTCGGGCCTGGAAACACCCAAACCAGCCTCATCCTCAAGAACCCACAAGCATTCCTTGTAAACTAAAGCCACAAGGAGGCCCAGCTGTGGTCTCACACACCTGCCTCACAGATGTGCCGGAACTGATGTCACTGAAAAAGGTCTTACACATAAGCACGCTCACTGCTAACGCTGCTGAACAGCTGGGCGTGTCCTGTGTTTCTGCACACGCAGCAACATCTGGTGCCTGTGGCTCTCTCAACTCCCCTCTGAGCCCAGGTGGATGTCGCCTACAGACAGGCCGCACAATGATGATGACACCccttcctggctgctgccctggtCCTCTGCCCCGAGGCTGGAGGCCCCACAGGGTCCACACAGAGCCACAGGGGTAGCCCTCTGTGCTGTCACTCACTGGAACCCGAAGCAGCTCTCTACTCACCCACTTCTGACTCCATCTACACTGCTTGTTGATTGCTGGCCTCGGGTCCCAGGCTGGACAGACTGGACTGACCACTGAGAAGCCTGCCTCAGTGAATGCCACACTCTGATAAGAGGGAGTGCAGGGAGGAGACTGTCACACAGACGCGTGAATCCATCAATCAACACGTGGCCTGGTATTCCGCCAGTAGAGCCAGTCAGCTATTACACGGAACTTCCTCCTTTTCACTCACTCACTACACAAACTCCACAGTGGCTGTTCCTGGCCTGGCCTCTCTCGCTGGCACTTCCTGAAGGGTTTGGAGCAGCCGGGTACTGGTGACCCAGCAGCTCAGTTCTGAGTCACTCCTggcatgcacgtgtgtgtgagcATGCGAGCACACCACTGGGGACACACGGCAGACCAAAGTGGTTCAGAATTCCCAGCCCTTTCACTGCTTCCTATGGGCATTCCTGCCCCACCTGCTGGGGTGGGCGCTGCTTGCTCCATCACGAAGCAGCCTGGCCAGGAACAGAAACGGTGACTCCCCGCAGACACATTTCCAGAGTTCAAAGGGCCCCCGTCAGCTCTGCCAACAGCACTGAGAGCCATGGGTATGAGGGGACAGCAACCACCATCTGGAGGGGTGCTCACAGGTATGGAGCCCTGAGGCTTGAGGCAATTGCCCTATGCGTGACTGTCACACAAAGCATTTGTACAAGAAGCACTGGTAAGCATGAGTAAGCCCTGGTTCCTTTGACACTGAAAAGAGGGTGGCTCTTGAGCCCCTCATTTAACACTGAGCAGTTCCCAGCCATCCCTGGGGCTCTGCTGGGTTGGGGTCAGTCTGTGGTGTTCACTTTGGAGGAACAGGAAGCAAGACCCATGTGCACTGGGTCAGTACGAACACGAGGCCAGGGAGTGAGACCCAACATGGTGACAGTGATTCCTCTTGCGGGAGATGTTTCCCCTgcggtgggagagggagaggccaCAGCTGATGGAGGACCTGGCTTTGCTGATGCCACTTCACATGGCACCCCCACATCAGATTCTTCCCAAGATTAGCTAGGCCACCCACTCTTTAACTGATCAAGGTGCAAAGTGGGGTGGAATGTAGGGTAGCGGTTTCACATGGAAACCACGCACTCTCAGAGAAACACCAATAATTCAGGGGTCCCATTGACATCAGTAACACTGAACCCCACTGTCTCCTGGGGATCCATCTTGGTAGGGCTTGGGCCACCTTAGGAAGGTGATCCAGCATCCAAATGGATCATTCACCCTCACAGCAGGAGTATGACCCGTAGTCACCAGTCAGAGGTGCTGGGCAGATGGCAGAACCTCCGCAAGCTCACCCAGAGGCTGGACGCTGTTCCTGGGTTTGTAGAGCACCCCAGGCCACCATCTGGCTGCGTAGGGGGCTGAGTGGACTTCTCCCTCCCTGACGGGTTTCTGTTCTGCTCTGTGACACCTGCACTAATTGTCGACCTGGGCTGCCAGGAGCCAAAAGTCCCCAGAGGGCGGGCTGCTTCCTCCCCCGCCTGTGGCCCTGCTTTTAGCAGAGATGCCCTGGGTCTGGCCTGACTATGCAGTGCTGGTTTCCACAGGACCCACAGTTGTGGAGCTGTTCATCTGCACACCGCCTAGGGTCTCCATGGACCGGCAGTAGGACACAAAGGGGGACATAGAAGAATCCAGAGTCCTCAAGAGGCCACAGGGACTGGCAGACACTTGATGACAAGGTAATGCCACACTCAAGTACAGAGACAAGGTGAAACTAAAAGAATTAGGCAGAGATTCCAGCACCCATCAAGACTGCTCACTTTGGAGTATGCCTGAGTGCTTTTGGACACCCTCAAAACATATAGGGCTTTTGCTATTGACTAAAATTCACACTGgaggttcttgtggaagaatGGTGGCACTGTGCCTCAATGCGACAGTTGATACAGTCACACACCCTTCCAGTAGGTTGCTGGGTCACACGGCTGAGGCCAGATGTATCAACCCACGGATCTGTCCCACATTCACATGGATTGCATTATTGCTGGATTAACTCACTAACACAAGAGGTGAGGAGATGAAGCTCAGTCTGTGACCATGATTCATGGTGTGTCTGCCAGCCTCCGTCTGTGACACACTTCCGTGCACTAttccgtggtgtgtgtgtgtgtgtgtgtgtctgccaggcTCTGTCTGTGACACACTTCAGGCATGATTCCGTAGTGTTTGTCTCTGCCAGGCTCTGTGACACACTTCCGTGCACTATTCcatggtgcgtgtgtgtgtgtctgccaggcTCTGTCTGTGACACACTTCCGTGCACTATTCcatggtgcgtgtgtgtgtgtctgccaggcTCTGTCTGTGACACACTTCCGTGCACTactccatggtgtgtgtgtgtgtgtctgccagccTCCGTTTGTGACACACTTCCGTGCACTattccatggtgtgtgtgtgtgtgtgtctgccaggcTCTGTCTGTGACACACTTCAGGCATGATTCCGTAGTGTTTGTCTCTGCCAGGCTCTACTGGATCAAGCCAGTGGAACAAGACATGTGGCAAGGTAATGGCTCCTCCACCTCCGACTTTATTCTCCTTGGGCTCTTCTCTGACTCTCAGCACCCCGGCCTCTTCATCACCATCATCCTCTTGCTGCATGGGATGGCTGTTGTGGGGAACttgggcctggccctgctcatCTGGGCCAGCGCCCGCCTGCACACACCCATGTACATCCTGCTCAGCCAGCTCTCCGTCATGGACCTGACTCTTGTCTCCACCACTGTCCCCAAGACGGTCTCGGACTTCTTCTTGGGACACAGAGGCATCTCCCCTGTTGGCTGTGCACTGCAACTCTTTCTCTACCTGATGCTAGGGGTGGCCGAGTGTGTCCTGCTGACCCTCATGGCCTTGGACCGCTACTTGGCCATCTGTAAGCCCCTCAGATACTCTCTCATCATGACCCCCCGAGTCtgtatgcaaatggccacagGCTCGTGGGCTGGGGGCGTGCTCGTCTCCCTCGTGCACACGATGTATGTCATGCACTTCTCCCTCTGTGGGTCCCGTAGAGTCCAGCACTTCTTCTGTGAGGTCATGGCCCTGTTGAAGCTCTCCTGTGAGGACACCTCCACCTACGAGAAGATGGTGCTGGCGTCCGGCATCGCTTTCCTTCTCATCCCTTTTGGACTCATCCTGACCTCCTACATCCTCATCCTCTTCACTGTCCTCCACATGAATTCCCCTGATGGCAGGAACAAAGCCCtggccacctgctcctcccacctgGCTGTGGTCAGCCTTTACTTTGGTCCAGCCATGGTCATCTACATGACCCCGGGGGCCATCCTGCCCCCAGAGGTGGACCAGCGTCTCTTCGTGTTTGACGTTGTCAtcacccccatgctgaaccctCTCATCTATAGCCTGAGGAACAAGGATGTGCTGTGGGCCCTGAAGAAAGTTCTAGGGAGCAGGCTGATGctcaaacagaaaagatgatgcTGTTTCCATGGAAACGTGCAGATGCTGTACTGCTCTCCCACCACAGTTAGTGCTGTGAGGAGATCCTGGTTTCTAGATTCGCATTTCCACACGTGTTGGGGGAAGAATGGGACACATTTTAATTCAGATTTGTAAAGATGTGCACTATGTTAGAAGGAAGGAGGGGGCACAAGGGGCCCTCTGATATTCCTAGGAAGCTCCTATTGACCAGTACTACCCATATCTATTCAATGGAAAATAAATACCCAGTTTCCATAAACTCATAAGTCAAACTCCTTGTGCCCAGGATCCTGACGTAGGCATTGCAAGAGGATTTACGTGTTCAGGACACTCTGCCGTGAGCATGGGCCTAAGATACCTGCCTGGCCCTCTGTCATACGTCTGTCCTTCTCGAGCCTTGCACAGGCTGATGGGCTCAGGAGTCACCATTTCTGAGCAGTGCCCCACAGTGACCCTGGCCAGCCGTGTGTGTCTACACGAGGATCCTCGTCTCTGAACTCCCACCTTGGCTTGCTGGCTTCTTCCTCTGGCTCCATCACagcttctctctatctctgacttGGCATGTTCTGTTCTGCCCTGTATGACTCCTCACTTACACGCCTGACACCAAGGCAGCTTTAACACTTGCCACAGAAGCTGGCCCCCATCTCTACGCTCCAGCTGGCTGCTGCGTGGACACACCGGCTGTGTGCAGCATCTCTGACTGACAATGGACCTGTCATCCCTTGcttttctcaatttcttttttttttaaacaccttcatttgctttaaaaacataagacttcttgtacaataaagcataagcatgtttcatctacaaagtcagaatatcttcctcatggaacatgcagaagaaaggaaaaacacacacatggcaaagtagtcacagattacctctaaaataattaagacttttggccagaaaaattaatcttttgaaaacaaaagtataacaataacaaaaagccatatttcacacctggtactaacagtaaacattcatagtacaaaattatctgttaaaatcaaattcctatatattgaaagtattaatatcatcaaaatacccatcgtacttaaagcaatttacaagcttattgcaatctcaaaataccaaagacatttttttctcatatctagaacattttttttaactatttttcggattgacatcatttcataacagccacatcaaacAGCAGGTCTTCTTGGGACCAGTGTAATGTCTCAACTCTCCATTTGCACAGCTTTGAACAAATGAGTATATCTTTGTGCACACTGGTGCCAACAACACAAAATATACTTGTTTATAACAGAAacttcaaacacataaaaatatacTTTGTTTATACATATGCCTAGTAGCTgcctatttaattatttaaatgttcACATCTGATCAATTTAAAATGTACCCTAAACTGTGCTCTATTGTGACCTGGAGGGAAAAAGCGTAATATTTGCAGATGGAAAATGGGTACCATAGTGTTTGGAGTCTGGAAATGAAACATTCCCACTGGACACAAGTTCTTCAGAAGGAATCTTCCAacacagcccaggctgcaggaTCTCAGATGTGTTTAATggggttttttaaattttattttaggaaTAGATCATTTCTAAATGTCCCCACTTGGCAGTCCCCATCCTTCATATTCTAGATTATTGTTTGTGGTCAATTTTACATAAGTTTTATATTCGCATGAAAATTTTTacaaatgtgaaagaaaagtTTGCTAGACTGCTATTTCACTGGCTGAATATCTTCTAGTGGTGAGATACTGAGGATTAAACACCTGGAGACAGTGTGTCTGCGCAGACACAGTGAATGTATTCACTTATAAACGGGTTACACCTGAATTTCTCCCCTTTGAATGGACATCACTTGACCCTCAGAGCTCACTTCAGGAGGTCCTGGGAGGGGCTCCTACATGAGAGGCCCACAACCTACGTCTTGAGTCAAGCTAGGCAGTCACGAGCCTGGACAGGGCACCGGGACTGCTGAGCGGCCGGCTCACGTGCTGAACTGAAGGAGTGCCACTTGCTGCTGAGAGTGCAGCTGTGAACAGTGAAAGTTCTGCTGGAACGCCTACGGCTGCGTGTGAAAAAATGACCAAGCGCTGGCAACAGCACCAGGACTGCCCTGGAACGCACCAGCGTTTCTGCCCTGGGGTTCAGGTCCTGGGACAGCAAGTTCCCACAGACACAGCCACTGTACCCGCACTTCAGAGTGGTCCCCCAAACCACTTCCAGGGCAGCAGTGGCCCTGAACAGGCTGCAGAGAGAGCCCTTAATGCCAGAAAACAACAGCCCTCACCAAGAGTCATGCAGGAAAAGAACTCCTCACATGCATTGCTGAAAAGCACAATTTCTCTAAAAGAGCCCAGATGGCCTCACACGACAGCACTCCAAAGCCTGCCATACCTTGAAGTCTTCCACCTGCACCTGTGAGTACAAACAGGTCCTTGTCACTATCTGTCGCCCTCTGTGGTAGGAGTGGACAGTCAAAAGGACACAGCAGGAACAACACCTGGCTACCACTCTGATAGCTAAGAGGCTTCCTAAATGTGACCTTATGATGACAAAGCCAAATGACATCAGGACATCAGATGAACACAGTGGTCTCCTCCCTGAGCCACGTCTGTCCTCTGCCCACTTCTCTCTTCTGCCCACTTCTCTCTCGTCCACTTCTCTGCTCTGCCCACTTCTCTGCTCTGTCCACTTCTCTGCTCTGTCCACTTCTCTCCTCTGTCCACTTCTCTCCTCTGTCCACTTCTCTGCTCTGTCCACTTCTCTGCTCTGTCCACTTCTCTCCTCTGTCCACTTCTCTCCTCTGTCCACTTCTCTGCTCTGTCCACTTCTCTGCTCTGTCCACTTCTCTCGTGTCCACTTCTCTCCTCTCATGTCCACTTCTCCCCTCCCATGTTCGCTTCTCTTCTCCCATGTCCACTTCTCTCCTGGCCATGTCCACGTCTCCACATGGGAAGCTACTAACGAGGCAACTCTCGGCCCACATGCCTGCCCTCCTCAGTAGCAGGGAGTCTGGGGGactccaggccaggcagggcccgcTAGGACTGCCACAGTGCTCCCAGAGGGTGTGCTGCAGGAAGTCATGGCTCCCTTCCCCGCGGCCCTCACAATCCGACCCTGCCTGCCACGACTGTGTAACCTGAACGTGCCCAGCAGCCTTTCCATAACTCTGGGAgaagtttccttctctctgggccAACTAACAAGATTCACGCACAAATAAGAGGAGGACCAGAAACACGTGTGTCTGAGAACAGAATTAATTGTATGGTAATCAAACATGCGAGTTTGGAGTAAATTAAGACACTAGTTATTgtgtacaactttttaaaaaatttatttatttaaaaaaagatgtatttatttttactataaagtcatatatacaaagagaaagaaatgcaaagaggaaaatcttccatctgctgattcactccccaagagctgagctgatctgaagccaggagccagcagctccttccaggcctcccGCACAGGTgcgggtcccaagtccttgggccgtcctcaactgctttcccaggccacaagcagggagctggatgggaagtggggctgctattcctctctgtctctcctcctctctgtatatctgcctttccaataaaaataaataagtctttttaaaaaaagtatttggaagTATCTTGAAGGCACTGCCTGTTCTCTGGAAACCATGACAAGAGCGCAGGCTAGGCGTGGCCATGAGCAGCTCTGGCACGAAGCGGAAGTGCATGGGTGgtttgtgtgggggaggggagtgctTCAGGGAACGCTGCTTCGTTTTTGTGAGAAACATGGGCCAAGGCTACTAGTTCTGGAAATacctgaagacacacacacagcccttgtGGAGGAGGCTGGTGGTAAGcactagaaagaaaaacaaaacagttcttttaaaaattacagggtTCACTTAAATTTCGCttatagttcttttaaaaaaaaaaaacctacagggAGTGTAACAAGTCCCTTGCAGAGGTGCACTACGGAAAAACTATGTATGAGTTtcagtttttgcaccaaaataaactgatcgtTTAATTCCGTTTTCTGCAGACCCTTTGACTACACTGGCATTGCCCAACAGCCAACCCCAAGGCTCCCTGCTGCAGACAAGCAGAGTCTGCAGGCACTGGCTCTGGCTCAGTTACTCCTGGGTCGTTGCAGGCCCACCGTGAGAAACGGCTCTAACCCACACCTCACAGCCACTGCCTTGGCCATTCCACCCAGGGAGCCACTGTCCGCGGTGGGACGTTAGTATCATCCACGCTAACACCATCAAGTACACACTCATCTTGTAGATGAACTGAGTGTCAACATGTCTCTCTCTGAAATATCCACAGCTCCAAGGCAGTGCTTAATGAGCATCCATGCAGTCACTGGCCATTGAGGTACCGGCACAGGTGCTGAGACACACGCCTAGGCACTGAGAGATGGGTGTGGGCGCCAAGGTACAGACACAGGCAAGAGGTAGAGGCAGAGATGTTCTACGGCCATCAGAAAAGCGGCTCTTTTCTCAAATATGCATGCAGCTCTCAGTCTTGAAAGTGATGGGACTCAGGCAGATCATTCATGATGACCTCATTGGGGTGTCAGGACTACCACCACAATTCaatgaggaaatacagagagctTAGTAGCGTTCCAAGTCTTACAAACACTTTAAGTTATtagtatttttgttattgttgtccCTGCCCTAAACAAATAGAACACATCAAAAGGCGGCAAAATCACTAATTCAATCAAAACTAAAAACTGGGTAGGAGATGCCTAATGGAACTGTGAGGGGCTGGAAAAAACATCCTTTCCTCCAAGGATATGCATTGTAAGACTTCCGTACCAGTCCTATTTGCATTCAAGCCACTGGAAACTTTGTATGTTTAACCACAAGCATGGTTACTCTTCCTCTGGGATTTGAGAATTAAAAGAAACCCTCTAGTTTACTCAATGGAGACCAGAGTTAACCTAGCACACATCTGAAGGTATATGTTATTAAAAGCACTTGGGAAGCACACCACATGTACCTGGCTAACTTTTTccttacacatacacatgtaatcACTCCTGTATGCAGAATGTGATCAATCAAATAAACCACCTCTTAAGAAATGGATTTTTCCAACTCAAAATGTCCTGGAGCTAGAGGGGAGGGGGATGGATTGAACCTTTCCTTTGGCCATTGGTGATTTGGAGATGCTCTGAACACAACCCCCAGGGCCATCTGTCATCAGGTGAAGGCACCTTCATAGCCGTGGGACCAGTGCAGATCACTCTAATGTCCCACGATGCCGAGCAGACAGAGTCACGACTCCACTGCACACTCTGCTGTTGTGGGGTtacagcaggaagcaggtgcgGGCCCTGTAGCACAGCCCAGGCTCCAGAACAAACACATGGCACTGCTTCCACTTCAAAACTGAGCCCCTGGAATCTCCACAGCACAGCTACCCCAGTTGTCCTGAGCAGGCAGTCAGGACAACCACTGGATCTACAGCGCCACGGAAAGGGCTCTGAGTCCACATTCACTGGGTCTCCAGGGAAAGACCATGTAGAAAAGGCAGGGGACGGTCCTCGCCGCTGCACGGAGCCGTGCACTTCAAGAGCTGGGCAGAACCCAAAACTAGGGAGAAAATCCTGTGCCCAAGAGCCCACCTCATTAACACTTTCTGAACATGCTAAATACAGATGGCAAGGAGGAGTCACAGGTTCTGTCTGACACGGTGGCCCCCGAGAACAGCAGCAAGAACCTGCATCGGTTGTCAACCCACACGTGCACAGATAACCAGGAAAAAAGGTAAGATGAGGGAAGGGAGACAGTCTCCCACAGTCTAAAATCTGTCCTGTTTTCAATGTGTGTCACAAATGGCGCCAGAAGTCTGTTCGTTTGGCTGAGACAAAGAAACACTGCACAGACCCCAAGTTTCAGGTGAGGCATAAGATGTTCCCGCATTGCGAGGTTCCTGCATCGCGACATGAAACGACTACCTTAGATAAGGAGTGACCCTCAACCTCTTTTCCCACTGGTGGCCTGACTCAAAATCAATTCATTAAAGAAATTTCCCCAAATTGGTAAAGTTTACAAACCAATTCTAAAAGACAAGGGAAGTTGTGGAAGGAGCTGCCCCATGTGATGCCTGTGAAAGGAAGCAGGTGCCATTTGTGCGGCTGGTGAGTCAACCAGCCAGGGGATGATGAAGCCCATCTCACTGGACATCACTGACATTGTCTGTTCAAACATGGATTCTTGCTGTTCTGGAAACTCAGAGAAATCGGACGTTGAGTTTTCTCTGAAAGGGAAAGACACATTGTATATGGGATCTGGAGGAATGATCCCATAGGAAGAAAATTACAGGAAACATGTAAAAGGGCTGATGGTTAACATAAAGGGAAGTAGTGCAAAATGGGGGGGAGAACAAGTCAACTTTAAATGAGAGGAAAACGACCCAGGTACTCTTTGGAGACAAAATATTTGATTTCAAGTGGCATGGGGACAGTCATAGATAGAGGGGAATATATAAACAagggaaaagaggaaaaatggaaagaCCAGGTGTATGATTTTGCTGTAGGTTTGGAGGGTGCCAGGAATGTGCCCACAACTTGCTTCTCCTCTGACTGGCTCCGAAGGCCTGAGATGACTTGCTTGGCAGTCCCTGTCTGTGATTCTGC
It encodes the following:
- the LOC101523932 gene encoding olfactory receptor 2AG2-like, with protein sequence MWQGNGSSTSDFILLGLFSDSQHPGLFITIILLLHGMAVVGNLGLALLIWASARLHTPMYILLSQLSVMDLTLVSTTVPKTVSDFFLGHRGISPVGCALQLFLYLMLGVAECVLLTLMALDRYLAICKPLRYSLIMTPRVCMQMATGSWAGGVLVSLVHTMYVMHFSLCGSRRVQHFFCEVMALLKLSCEDTSTYEKMVLASGIAFLLIPFGLILTSYILILFTVLHMNSPDGRNKALATCSSHLAVVSLYFGPAMVIYMTPGAILPPEVDQRLFVFDVVITPMLNPLIYSLRNKDVLWALKKVLGSRLMLKQKR